In one Nymphaea colorata isolate Beijing-Zhang1983 unplaced genomic scaffold, ASM883128v2 scaffold0001, whole genome shotgun sequence genomic region, the following are encoded:
- the LOC116267906 gene encoding sodium transporter HKT1-like has protein sequence MNYYLMNFLSWWYLRTAYFHKRTCDLLKVAYTLMAWHLHPFCLLLLYFISISLLGFIALVLFEHAKPGSSTSLGNFDLFFMSVSALTSSSLASVNMEDMSNSQFWVLIFLMFVGGEAFLSAVTLLFQCLDFSALVPRPELPGVPRLPDTTDVENVGGAVTTTNVAMDDEGMTKLAMKCLANVALGFCMSVNLLGSLMVFAYFKVIPSARRILNQKGLNVVTFSIFTTVSSFANCGFFPNNENMVVFREDSGLLWMVIGQILVGNTLYPVCLTLVIWALMKCFPRKEHEYLWKKGHELGYSHLFPWRSTVYLTISAVGFTVVQLIMFGFLEWESVSGISFYRKFVAGLFQSVNARHAGEMAFDLSVFSPALLVVYIVMMYLPPYVFLVPLSAVKTIKDNHNGSSKKKKKKKGVELIMQYLLLPQVAYLVVFVVLVCITERKQLRADPLNFNVLNIVFELSSAYGNVGLTTGYSCRRLQEITDRPCRDSSVSFSGKWSVAGKIIILVVMFFGRVKKFTAGGKAWVTVM, from the exons ATGAATTATTACCTGATGAACTTCCTTTCATGGTGGTATTTGCGCACGGCCTATTTTCATAAGAGGACCTGTGATCTCCTGAAGGTGGCGTACACGCTAATGGCGTGGCACTTGCACCCTTTCTGCCTATTGCTTCTCTATTTCATCTCCATCTCCCTTCTGGGCTTCATCGCTCTTGTGCTTTTCGAGCATGCGAAGCCCGGCAGTTCCACCAGCCTCGGCAATTTCGACCTCTTCTTTATGTCCGTGTCGGCGTTGACGTCGTCCAGCCTCGCCTCCGTCAACATGGAGGACATGTCCAACTCCCAGTTTTGGGTTCTCATTTTCCTCATGTTTGTGGGAGGTGAGGCCTTCCTCTCTGCTGTCACCCTCCTGTTTCAGTGCCTCGACTTTTCGGCCCTCGTCCCGCGGCCGGAATTGCCCGGCGTGCCGAGGCTCCCCGACACCACGGACGTCGAGAATGTGGGAGGGGCCGTGACAACAACAAACGTGGCGATGGATGACGAAGGGATGACGAAGCTGGCCATGAAGTGCCTAGCAAATGTTGCCTTGGGCTTCTGCATGTCTGTCAACCTACTTGGCTCTCTAATGGTGTTTGCTTATTTCAAAGTGATTCCCAGTGCTCGGAGGATTCTCAACCAAAAAGGTCTCAACGTGGTGACTTTCTCAATTTTCACCACCGTTTCTTCCTTTGCAAACTGCGGCTTCTTCCCAAATAACGAGAACATGGTGGTCTTCAGAGAAGACTCTGGCCTGTTGTGGATGGTTATCGGTCAGATTCTTGTTGGGAATACCCTTTACCCTGTTTGCTTGACCCTCGTCATATGGGCACTTATGAAATGTTTTCCTAGGAAAGAGCACGAGTACCTGTGGAAGAAAGGCCATGAATTGGGGTACTCCCACTTGTTCCCATGGCGGAGCACCGTTTATCTCACAATCTCCGCTGTTGGGTTCACGGTCGTGCAGCTAATCATGTTTGGGTTCTTGGAGTGGGAATCCGTGTCGGGGATTAGTTTCTACCGCAAGTTCGTCGCCGGGCTTTTCCAGTCTGTCAACGCAAGGCATGCCGGAGAAATGGCCTTCGATCTTTCGGTTTTCTCGCCGGCGCTCTTGGTGGTCTACATAGTTATGAT GTATCTTCCTCCGTATGTGTTCTTGGTGCCCCTGTCGGCTGTTAAAACAATAAAGGACAACCACAACGGAAGcagtaagaagaagaagaagaagaagggagtgGAGTTGATAATGCAGTATTTGCTTCTTCCACAGGTGGCTTACCTCGTTGTCTTTGTGGTGCTGGTCTGCATCACGGAAAGAAAACAGCTCCGTGCTGACCCCCTCAATTTCAACGTCTTGAACATTGTGTTCGAACTTTCCAG CGCCTACGGGAATGTGGGCCTAACAACAGGCTACAGCTGCCGACGGCTACAAGAGATCACCGACAGGCCATGCCGAGACTCATCGGTGAGCTTCTCCGGGAAATGGAGCGTGGCGGGCAAAATTATAATCCTCGTCGTCATGTTCTTTGGAAGAGTCAAAAAATTCACAGCAGGAGGCAAAGCCTGGGTTACCGTCATGTAA